In Macrotis lagotis isolate mMagLag1 chromosome 8, bilby.v1.9.chrom.fasta, whole genome shotgun sequence, a single genomic region encodes these proteins:
- the UQCC5 gene encoding ubiquinol-cytochrome c reductase complex assembly factor 5 has protein sequence MFTRKQVKLLLQRVPGKQRFGVYRFLPFFFVLGGAMELFMIKVRVGQETFYDVFRRKQSERQYQRRLEEES, from the exons ATGTTCACAAGGAAACAAGTGAAGCTTCTTCTGCAGAGAGTACCTGGAAAACAGCGCTTTGGTGTCTATcggtttcttcctttcttctttgtcctGGGAGGAGCGATGGAGTTGTTTATGATCAAAGTCCGAGTGGGCCAGGAGACCTTCT atgaTGTATTTCGAAGAAAACAATCAGAGAGACAGTACCAGAGAAGACTGGAAGAAGAATCTTGA